One Nitrosomonas sp. PY1 DNA window includes the following coding sequences:
- a CDS encoding pteridine reductase produces MQNKVILITGGAKRVGAAICRRLHAHGAKLVIHYHSSLKEASALQKELNQQRKNSVALVQADLLDHQRLPDLIESSVQQFGQLDGLVNNASSFFATPLNECTQENWHDLIGSNLRAPLFLSQAASTHLKKQHGCIVNIIDIHTERPLRNYVIYNAAKGGLLALTRSLAVEMAPEVRVNGVSPGPILWPETGKWADESERQATIAGTLLKRCGEPDDIAKTVCFLITDAPYITGQVIAVDGGRSIAL; encoded by the coding sequence GTGCAAAACAAAGTTATATTGATCACAGGAGGCGCAAAACGCGTCGGTGCGGCAATTTGTCGTCGATTACATGCACACGGAGCTAAATTGGTAATTCATTACCATTCTTCCCTCAAAGAAGCTAGTGCCTTGCAAAAAGAGCTAAACCAACAACGCAAAAACTCAGTTGCGTTGGTTCAAGCCGATTTACTCGATCACCAGCGATTACCAGATTTAATAGAATCCTCCGTACAACAATTTGGACAATTAGACGGATTAGTCAACAATGCATCAAGCTTCTTCGCAACACCATTAAATGAATGTACGCAAGAAAATTGGCATGATCTCATCGGGAGCAATTTACGCGCACCGTTATTTTTATCTCAAGCGGCTTCAACTCATTTGAAAAAGCAACACGGTTGCATTGTAAACATTATCGATATTCATACTGAGCGACCTTTGAGAAACTATGTAATTTACAACGCAGCCAAGGGCGGCTTGCTCGCACTTACGCGCTCACTTGCAGTTGAAATGGCACCCGAAGTACGCGTTAATGGCGTATCGCCCGGCCCAATTCTTTGGCCGGAAACAGGAAAATGGGCAGATGAATCGGAACGTCAAGCTACGATTGCAGGTACTTTATTGAAACGTTGCGGCGAGCCCGATGATATCGCAAAAACAGTATGCTTCTTGATAACAGATGCACCCTACATCACTGGACAGGTGATTGCAGTGGATGGTGGCAGAAGTATCGCGCTATAA
- a CDS encoding class I SAM-dependent methyltransferase, with protein MLLQTTLPPADENALSHSHALTLLIREKIHNAGGWISFEQFMNLALYAPGLGYYNGGATKFGWAGDFTTAPEISSLFGRTLARQLMQIAEQLNPFNILEFGAGSGQLASDILLALEQFDHLPEKYLILEVSAELRERQRNWFLEKIPHLMSRIEFLQQLPMQFNGAILANEVLDAMPVHMIVWQQDQILERGVIWENEQLTWRDYLIQDTQLLDTARRLQPWIMGDHDSNKTFHSYVSEINLAARYFLKSLSQMLQQGVMLFIDYGFGRSEYYHAQRSQGTLMCHYRHHAHDDPLNLPGLQDITSHVDFSALIDAADSNGLDLIGYTTQAHFLMNCGITEVLLQSASPGSVNYLSQANQLQKLVSPAEMGELFKVIAFGKHISEPLIGFHRGDRSRLL; from the coding sequence ATGTTGTTACAGACTACTTTACCACCGGCTGATGAGAATGCGCTGTCGCATAGTCATGCGCTAACATTGCTTATCCGGGAAAAAATTCATAATGCGGGAGGTTGGATATCTTTTGAGCAATTTATGAATCTGGCGTTGTATGCTCCGGGTTTGGGTTATTACAACGGTGGAGCTACTAAATTTGGATGGGCTGGCGATTTTACTACCGCTCCAGAAATATCTTCGTTGTTTGGGCGTACGTTGGCGCGACAGTTGATGCAAATTGCGGAACAATTAAATCCGTTCAATATTTTGGAATTCGGTGCGGGGTCGGGTCAATTGGCGTCGGATATTTTGTTGGCTCTCGAGCAATTCGACCACTTGCCGGAAAAATATCTGATACTGGAGGTTAGCGCGGAGTTACGTGAACGCCAAAGAAACTGGTTTTTGGAAAAAATACCGCATTTGATGTCGCGTATCGAGTTTTTACAGCAATTGCCCATGCAGTTTAACGGTGCGATACTTGCGAACGAAGTGCTTGATGCGATGCCTGTTCATATGATTGTGTGGCAGCAAGATCAGATTTTGGAGCGTGGTGTTATATGGGAAAATGAACAGTTAACCTGGCGAGATTATTTGATTCAAGATACGCAGTTGCTGGATACTGCACGCCGATTACAACCATGGATAATGGGCGATCATGATTCGAATAAAACCTTTCACTCTTATGTGAGCGAAATTAACCTGGCTGCTCGATATTTTTTGAAAAGCTTGTCGCAAATGTTGCAGCAGGGTGTGATGCTATTCATTGATTATGGTTTTGGGCGTAGCGAATATTATCACGCACAACGTAGTCAGGGCACTTTGATGTGTCATTATCGCCACCATGCACACGATGATCCATTAAACTTGCCTGGGCTGCAAGATATCACTAGCCACGTTGATTTCAGCGCGCTTATCGATGCAGCGGACAGTAATGGGCTCGATTTAATCGGTTATACTACGCAAGCACACTTTCTAATGAACTGTGGAATCACTGAAGTTTTGTTACAATCCGCTTCACCGGGTAGCGTAAATTATTTGTCTCAGGCAAATCAACTGCAAAAATTAGTGAGTCCTGCTGAAATGGGGGAATTGTTTAAAGTCATCGCTTTTGGAAAGCATATTTCGGAACCGCTGATTGGATTTCATCGGGGTGATCGAAGTCGTTTGTTATGA
- the hisC gene encoding histidinol-phosphate transaminase: MSNPFTPEQLIRKEIFSLSAYHVPPAIGMIKLDAMENPYLLPMFLRKEIALLAENAPINRYPDASAMALKKTLRDHLRISDEMDILLGNGSDEIIQMIAMAIAKPNAVLMSVEPAFVMFRMIATFANTQYVGVTLNKDFTIDLDAMLFAIAKHNPAVIFLAYPNNPTGNLFDEEAILRIIAATSGLVVIDEAYHVFANASMIDRLGSFPNVLLMRTLSKVGLAGLRLGLLVGRTQWLRHFEKIRLPYNISTMTQLITEKVLQHTDILSQQADAIKLERVKVNASLSAMNGIEVFPSRANFILFRVKNAGQVFQSLKQRCILIKNLDGTHPLLENCLRITIGMPEENTQFCSALHDIISQT, translated from the coding sequence ATGTCAAATCCTTTTACTCCTGAGCAACTTATCCGCAAAGAAATTTTTTCTCTTTCGGCTTATCATGTACCACCGGCAATCGGCATGATAAAGCTTGATGCGATGGAAAATCCTTATTTGCTTCCGATGTTCCTCCGCAAAGAAATTGCTTTGCTAGCTGAAAATGCTCCCATCAATCGCTATCCGGATGCGAGCGCTATGGCATTAAAGAAAACACTGCGCGATCATTTGAGAATATCGGATGAAATGGATATTTTGTTGGGTAATGGTTCAGATGAAATCATCCAGATGATAGCAATGGCAATTGCCAAACCCAATGCAGTATTGATGAGTGTTGAACCGGCTTTCGTCATGTTTCGTATGATTGCAACCTTTGCTAATACTCAATATGTTGGTGTGACGCTTAATAAAGATTTCACGATAGATCTCGATGCGATGCTATTTGCTATAGCAAAGCACAATCCGGCAGTAATTTTTCTGGCTTATCCAAATAATCCTACCGGGAATCTATTCGATGAGGAGGCTATTTTGCGTATTATTGCGGCAACTTCTGGTCTTGTCGTCATTGATGAGGCTTATCATGTGTTTGCCAATGCCAGCATGATAGACCGATTGGGTAGCTTCCCTAATGTACTGCTAATGCGTACTTTATCTAAAGTCGGATTGGCAGGATTGCGACTGGGGCTATTGGTAGGGCGCACACAATGGTTGCGGCACTTTGAAAAGATACGTTTGCCGTATAATATCAGTACCATGACACAATTGATTACAGAGAAAGTTTTGCAACATACTGACATATTATCGCAACAAGCTGATGCCATAAAATTAGAGCGTGTAAAAGTAAATGCATCGCTGAGTGCTATGAATGGTATTGAAGTTTTTCCTTCGCGCGCCAATTTTATTTTATTTCGCGTGAAAAATGCTGGTCAGGTATTTCAATCTTTGAAGCAACGTTGTATATTGATAAAAAATCTAGACGGTACTCACCCTCTATTAGAGAATTGCTTGCGTATTACAATAGGAATGCCTGAAGAAAATACACAATTTTGTTCAGCATTGCATGACATTATTAGCCAAACATAA
- the hisB gene encoding imidazoleglycerol-phosphate dehydratase HisB: MRQAQVIRNTLETQISVTLNLDGSGRSDFKTSVPFLDHMLDQIARHGLIDLEITAKGDLHIDAHHTVEDIGISLGQGFAKAVGDKKGLRRYGHAYVPLDEALSRVVIDLSGRPGLVFNVNFSRARIGDFDVDLIQEFFQGFVNHAGATVHIENLYGRNAHHQAETIFKAFGRALRVAVEQDPVMSDVIPSTKGSL; this comes from the coding sequence ATGCGCCAAGCCCAGGTTATAAGAAACACGCTGGAAACACAAATTAGTGTTACGCTAAATTTAGATGGTAGCGGTCGCTCCGATTTTAAGACCAGTGTTCCTTTTCTGGATCATATGCTCGACCAAATTGCCCGTCATGGCCTGATAGATCTGGAGATTACTGCAAAAGGTGATTTACATATTGATGCACATCACACAGTAGAAGATATCGGTATTTCATTAGGGCAAGGTTTTGCCAAGGCAGTTGGTGATAAGAAAGGATTGAGGCGTTATGGGCATGCCTACGTTCCTCTCGATGAAGCATTATCACGCGTTGTTATTGATTTGTCCGGGCGCCCTGGATTGGTATTCAATGTGAATTTCTCGCGCGCGCGTATTGGTGATTTTGATGTTGATTTGATTCAAGAGTTTTTTCAGGGATTCGTTAATCATGCGGGCGCTACAGTGCATATTGAAAATTTGTATGGGAGGAATGCACATCACCAGGCCGAAACGATTTTCAAAGCTTTTGGGCGGGCTTTGCGAGTTGCCGTCGAACAAGATCCAGTAATGTCGGATGTGATTCCATCAACTAAAGGTAGTTTATAA
- the hisH gene encoding imidazole glycerol phosphate synthase subunit HisH produces MTDIAIVDYGMGNLRSVHKALEHVAPNASIVVTNDPREVEKADRVVVPGQGAMRNCMHELEMCGLRQAVIRAAECKPFLGICIGLQMLFEESEEGHTAGLNILPGKVVRFPESAMNTADGEKLKVPHMGWNQVYQTMMHPLWDGIREDARFYFVHSYYVETPDVTSIVGRSHYPMPFTCAVAKDNLFAVQFHPEKSQSAGLMLLSNFAKWVP; encoded by the coding sequence GTGACTGATATTGCAATTGTTGATTATGGGATGGGTAATCTTCGCTCCGTCCATAAAGCTTTGGAACATGTTGCACCCAATGCCTCGATCGTAGTGACGAATGATCCGCGCGAAGTCGAGAAAGCTGATCGAGTCGTTGTTCCGGGGCAAGGCGCTATGCGTAATTGCATGCATGAGCTGGAGATGTGTGGATTACGTCAAGCAGTTATAAGGGCTGCAGAATGTAAGCCTTTTCTTGGCATCTGTATTGGTCTGCAAATGTTGTTTGAGGAAAGCGAGGAGGGGCATACTGCGGGGTTAAATATACTGCCTGGCAAGGTTGTCCGTTTTCCAGAGTCGGCTATGAATACAGCCGATGGAGAAAAATTAAAAGTGCCACACATGGGGTGGAATCAGGTCTATCAAACTATGATGCATCCGCTGTGGGACGGTATTCGAGAGGACGCACGATTTTACTTTGTTCACAGTTATTATGTTGAAACGCCGGATGTTACATCGATTGTCGGTCGTAGTCACTATCCAATGCCGTTTACTTGTGCGGTTGCTAAAGATAATCTTTTTGCGGTACAGTTTCATCCTGAGAAAAGCCAGTCGGCTGGTTTGATGCTATTGAGTAATTTTGCCAAATGGGTACCGTAA
- the hisA gene encoding 1-(5-phosphoribosyl)-5-[(5-phosphoribosylamino)methylideneamino]imidazole-4-carboxamide isomerase, producing the protein MLIIPAIDLKDGDCVRLKQGVMEDATIFSKKPGDMALHWLNQGARRLHLVDLNGALAGKPKNEPTIREIVQAINGQIPIQLGGGIRDLDTIERYLDGGISYMIIGTAAIKIPGFLHDACYAFPGQIMVGLDAKEGKVAVDGWSKITGHDVVDLAKKFEDYGIEAIIYTDIGRDGMLSGLNTQATSDLARQLTVPVIASGGITNIEDVHKLCEIESEGIIGAITGRAIYEGSLDFKEAQVLADILSVGNTAS; encoded by the coding sequence ATGTTGATAATTCCAGCAATCGATCTTAAAGACGGTGATTGTGTTCGTCTCAAGCAGGGCGTCATGGAGGACGCAACAATATTCTCCAAAAAACCGGGCGATATGGCTTTACACTGGCTAAATCAAGGAGCTAGGAGGCTGCACTTGGTTGATTTGAATGGGGCATTGGCAGGAAAACCTAAAAATGAACCGACAATTCGTGAAATCGTGCAAGCCATTAATGGTCAAATTCCAATTCAACTTGGTGGTGGTATACGTGATTTGGATACTATTGAACGTTACCTGGATGGTGGTATCAGTTATATGATTATTGGCACGGCTGCTATTAAAATACCGGGGTTTTTGCATGATGCATGCTACGCTTTCCCGGGGCAAATCATGGTCGGACTAGATGCGAAAGAAGGTAAAGTTGCGGTTGATGGGTGGTCAAAAATAACTGGACATGATGTCGTTGATCTTGCGAAGAAATTTGAAGATTATGGTATCGAGGCCATCATTTATACGGATATCGGTCGAGATGGAATGCTCAGTGGTTTGAATACACAAGCTACGAGTGATTTAGCCAGACAACTTACAGTACCAGTAATTGCTAGTGGTGGCATTACCAATATTGAAGATGTTCATAAGTTGTGCGAAATCGAGTCGGAAGGAATCATTGGTGCAATTACGGGACGTGCTATTTATGAAGGCTCATTAGATTTCAAAGAAGCTCAGGTTTTGGCAGATATACTGAGTGTTGGCAATACGGCTTCTTGA
- the hisF gene encoding imidazole glycerol phosphate synthase subunit HisF has translation MSLAKRIIPCLDVTDGRVVKGVNFVELRDAGDPVEISRRYDEQGADELTFLDITASSDNRDLILHIIEAVAAKVFIPLTVGGGVRQVEDIRRLLNAGADKVSINTSAIMNPQLIAEASDHYGSQCIVVAIDAKKVNVLGDASRWEVFTHGGRKATGIDAIGWAKKMQALGAGEILLTSMDRDGTRNGFDIELTHAISDAVSIPVIASGGVGNLDHLVDGILRGRADAVLAASIFHYGEFTVQQAKEYMQQHGIEVRL, from the coding sequence ATGAGCCTTGCCAAACGTATTATTCCATGCCTGGATGTCACCGATGGGCGTGTTGTGAAAGGTGTTAATTTTGTTGAATTACGTGATGCCGGAGATCCCGTTGAGATTTCGCGACGTTATGATGAACAAGGGGCAGATGAACTGACTTTTCTTGATATCACGGCAAGCTCGGATAATCGTGATTTAATTTTGCATATCATCGAAGCCGTTGCTGCAAAGGTATTTATACCTTTGACCGTTGGAGGGGGAGTGCGTCAGGTTGAAGATATTCGTAGACTACTGAATGCCGGCGCAGATAAGGTGAGTATCAATACTTCTGCGATTATGAACCCACAGCTAATTGCCGAAGCATCTGATCATTACGGTTCGCAATGTATTGTCGTAGCGATCGATGCGAAAAAAGTCAATGTGCTAGGCGATGCATCGCGCTGGGAGGTATTTACACATGGTGGTCGTAAAGCTACAGGTATTGATGCCATTGGGTGGGCAAAAAAAATGCAGGCGCTAGGCGCTGGTGAAATCTTGCTGACTAGTATGGATCGAGATGGTACGCGCAATGGTTTTGATATCGAATTAACGCACGCAATATCTGATGCAGTCAGTATTCCAGTCATCGCCAGTGGTGGCGTTGGAAATCTTGATCACTTAGTGGACGGCATTCTGCGAGGCCGTGCCGATGCCGTATTGGCAGCCAGTATTTTTCATTATGGAGAGTTTACTGTGCAACAAGCTAAGGAATATATGCAGCAGCATGGTATCGAAGTTCGATTGTGA
- the hisI gene encoding phosphoribosyl-AMP cyclohydrolase, with translation MSDAWLNKINWSDDGLIPVIAQEVDTGKVLMFAWMNRDGLKLTVEKKEAVYWSRSRKKLWHKGEESGHTQKIKAIYLDCDEDVLLLVVEQTGGIACHTGRHHCFFQKLEDGEWVISDPVIKDPEYIYAK, from the coding sequence ATGTCGGATGCGTGGCTTAATAAAATTAATTGGTCTGATGATGGCTTGATACCCGTTATAGCCCAAGAGGTTGATACAGGTAAAGTATTGATGTTTGCTTGGATGAATCGAGATGGATTGAAGCTCACAGTCGAGAAAAAAGAAGCGGTTTATTGGTCCCGTTCTCGCAAAAAATTGTGGCATAAGGGCGAAGAATCTGGTCATACGCAAAAAATAAAAGCTATTTATCTGGATTGCGACGAGGATGTATTGCTTTTAGTCGTTGAGCAAACGGGCGGAATTGCTTGTCATACAGGAAGACATCATTGTTTTTTTCAAAAATTGGAAGATGGTGAATGGGTTATTTCCGATCCAGTTATTAAAGACCCGGAGTATATATACGCCAAATGA
- a CDS encoding phosphoribosyl-ATP diphosphatase codes for MSHSTVLDRLAQSIEARKHGDAETSYVAKLLQSGQDKILKKIAEESAETLMASKDGDVHQVVYETADLWFHCMILLAHHNLSPDDVFKELERREGVSGITEKKSRIT; via the coding sequence ATGAGTCACTCGACAGTCTTAGACCGACTTGCGCAGTCCATTGAAGCCAGAAAGCATGGAGATGCTGAAACTTCTTATGTGGCGAAATTGTTACAGAGTGGTCAGGATAAAATCTTAAAGAAAATCGCTGAGGAATCTGCAGAGACATTGATGGCTTCGAAAGATGGTGATGTACACCAAGTAGTATATGAAACTGCTGATCTATGGTTTCATTGTATGATACTACTGGCTCATCATAATCTAAGTCCTGATGATGTATTTAAAGAGCTTGAGAGACGCGAGGGAGTTTCTGGTATCACAGAGAAGAAATCGAGAATAACCTGA
- a CDS encoding histidine triad nucleotide-binding protein, whose amino-acid sequence MDNCIFCKIIRKEIPCNKIYEDTDIIIFNDINPAAPVHFLMIPKQHIDSLYDTQDDQQSLLGKMLLLAPKLAKEQGCEDGFRVVINTGRVGGQEVFHLHIHVIGGRERLAPMIHSN is encoded by the coding sequence ATGGATAACTGTATATTTTGTAAAATTATCAGAAAAGAGATTCCATGCAACAAAATTTACGAGGATACTGATATCATCATTTTTAATGATATCAATCCGGCTGCTCCAGTACATTTTTTAATGATCCCCAAACAACACATCGATTCTCTTTATGATACTCAAGATGATCAACAGAGTCTTTTAGGTAAGATGCTGCTATTGGCGCCTAAATTGGCAAAAGAGCAGGGTTGTGAAGATGGGTTTCGTGTTGTAATTAATACGGGTCGTGTAGGTGGGCAAGAAGTTTTCCATTTACATATTCATGTTATTGGTGGCAGAGAGCGACTGGCTCCTATGATACATTCAAATTAA
- the tatA gene encoding Sec-independent protein translocase subunit TatA, whose product MGTFSIWHWLIVLIIVVLVFGTKKLRNLGSDLGGALKGFKDGMKEADTSHSTASTQKTDDRIIDVQAKREDAAQAFHDNINKEQSNNSASSVKTDHHNTTVK is encoded by the coding sequence ATGGGCACATTTAGTATTTGGCACTGGCTTATCGTACTAATTATTGTGGTGTTGGTATTTGGCACCAAGAAATTACGTAATTTAGGAAGTGATTTGGGCGGTGCGCTAAAAGGATTTAAAGATGGCATGAAAGAAGCGGACACGAGCCATTCTACTGCTTCGACTCAAAAAACCGACGATCGTATCATTGATGTGCAAGCAAAAAGAGAAGATGCAGCACAAGCCTTTCACGATAATATCAACAAAGAACAGTCTAATAATTCTGCTTCATCGGTAAAAACGGACCATCATAACACCACTGTAAAATAA
- the tatB gene encoding Sec-independent protein translocase protein TatB yields the protein MFDISFMELLVISLVALIVIGPERLPIVAKTLGNLYGRCRSFVYSVRTDIHNEIRMEELKEMQSSIEETVHSVEQSAQHNINQIKAGLAGDSIREEDLSSRTNTNQAVTKPQADTSAKHDSSNG from the coding sequence ATGTTTGATATCAGTTTTATGGAGTTATTGGTTATTTCTTTAGTTGCATTGATTGTGATCGGTCCTGAACGGCTTCCGATCGTGGCTAAAACACTGGGTAATTTGTATGGCCGCTGTCGTAGTTTTGTGTATAGCGTCAGAACTGATATCCATAATGAAATACGTATGGAAGAATTGAAAGAAATGCAATCTTCTATTGAAGAAACGGTTCATTCTGTAGAGCAGTCTGCGCAACATAATATCAATCAAATCAAAGCAGGTCTCGCAGGTGATTCTATCCGAGAGGAAGACTTATCTTCGCGAACAAATACAAATCAGGCTGTCACAAAACCTCAAGCCGATACTTCAGCTAAGCATGATTCGAGCAATGGATAG
- the tatC gene encoding twin-arginine translocase subunit TatC, with translation MIEGSLLSHLVELRTRTIRILGVIMLGFLPCAFFARELYTLLAQPLLEKLPQGGQMIATDVATPFFVPMKVALMVAFVLTLPHTLYQIWAFVAPGLYAHERRLAVPLVVGSSLLFFSGMAFAYFAALPLVFEFITYFAPEGVAVMTDIGNYLSFVLSMFLAFGITFEVPVFVIILVRTGVITIEKLKEIRPYVIVSAFVIAAIFTPPDVISQFMLAVPLCLLYELGIIVATIIASKDSAAVQSATSSEQSEQNSKE, from the coding sequence ATGATTGAAGGCTCATTACTATCGCATTTAGTTGAATTACGCACCAGAACCATACGTATTTTGGGTGTCATCATGCTAGGGTTTCTCCCATGCGCTTTTTTTGCTCGTGAGCTATATACTTTACTTGCTCAACCACTTTTAGAAAAACTACCGCAAGGCGGGCAAATGATTGCTACCGATGTGGCAACTCCGTTTTTTGTACCGATGAAAGTTGCTTTGATGGTTGCTTTCGTATTAACGCTACCACATACTTTGTATCAAATCTGGGCTTTTGTTGCGCCTGGGTTGTATGCGCATGAAAGGCGCTTGGCTGTGCCATTGGTTGTTGGCAGCAGCTTACTGTTTTTTTCGGGGATGGCTTTTGCCTACTTCGCCGCTTTGCCATTGGTGTTTGAGTTCATTACCTATTTTGCTCCAGAAGGTGTTGCCGTTATGACGGATATTGGTAATTACCTGAGCTTTGTATTGTCCATGTTTTTGGCGTTTGGTATTACGTTTGAAGTACCGGTGTTTGTTATTATTCTGGTTAGAACCGGTGTGATTACTATTGAGAAACTCAAAGAAATTCGTCCTTATGTTATCGTATCAGCGTTTGTCATTGCGGCTATTTTCACGCCTCCCGATGTTATTTCACAATTTATGCTAGCAGTGCCGCTATGCCTGCTATATGAATTGGGCATAATCGTTGCAACTATTATTGCTTCCAAAGATAGCGCTGCTGTCCAATCTGCAACTTCATCAGAACAATCTGAACAAAATAGTAAAGAGTAG
- a CDS encoding tyrosine-type recombinase/integrase, with translation MRARKRGAKTWYYYDTGSKPRKEIPLGNDYALAVKKWTELQINAKPKHQKIITLRYVAERYVREVVPTKAQATQQDNLRELQQIYKFFDNPPSPLHEIKPIHIRQYLDWRKTIRANREKALISHIWNKAREWGYTDLPNPCAGIKGFKEAGRKNVYVDDAMYNAVHQAASQPLRDAMDLAYLTGQRPSDVLKMTEHDIQDGSITVTQNKTGAKLRISIEGELRLLIARIIDRKSLYKIRSLYLIVDDTGQRYTYNSFRGQFDKARELAGINKKDFQFRDIRAKAGTDKAESSGDIRQAQRQLGHSSVTMTETYIRERKGSKVTPTK, from the coding sequence ATGCGCGCTAGAAAACGCGGTGCAAAAACATGGTACTACTATGACACTGGCAGCAAGCCTCGCAAAGAAATTCCGCTCGGTAATGACTACGCTTTGGCCGTAAAAAAATGGACTGAATTGCAGATCAACGCAAAGCCAAAACATCAAAAAATAATTACACTTAGATATGTTGCAGAACGTTATGTTCGTGAAGTTGTTCCTACCAAAGCACAAGCGACTCAGCAAGACAACCTAAGAGAGCTGCAGCAAATCTATAAATTCTTTGATAATCCACCATCGCCGCTACATGAAATCAAACCGATCCATATCCGACAGTATCTAGATTGGCGAAAAACGATTAGAGCTAACCGCGAGAAGGCACTAATAAGTCACATCTGGAACAAAGCTCGTGAATGGGGTTACACTGACCTGCCAAATCCATGCGCTGGAATCAAAGGCTTCAAAGAAGCTGGCCGCAAGAACGTTTATGTTGATGATGCAATGTATAACGCCGTGCATCAAGCAGCAAGCCAACCGTTGCGCGACGCCATGGACTTAGCTTATCTCACAGGACAAAGGCCATCAGACGTACTTAAAATGACCGAGCATGACATCCAGGATGGATCGATAACCGTAACACAAAACAAAACTGGGGCTAAGCTAAGAATAAGTATCGAAGGTGAATTAAGACTGCTAATTGCCAGAATAATCGATAGAAAATCACTCTATAAAATCCGCAGCTTATACTTAATAGTCGATGATACTGGGCAAAGGTACACTTACAATTCTTTCCGTGGTCAATTTGATAAAGCTCGTGAGCTGGCTGGAATCAATAAGAAAGACTTTCAATTCAGGGATATTAGAGCAAAAGCAGGAACAGACAAAGCAGAATCAAGCGGAGATATCAGACAAGCGCAAAGACAATTGGGTCACTCATCTGTGACCATGACTGAAACTTACATTAGAGAGCGAAAAGGTAGCAAGGTTACACCCACAAAATGA
- a CDS encoding DUF4224 domain-containing protein, with the protein MSIFLDDDDVAKLSGSKLKSRQIDSLRKMGILFYINAAGRPVVPKSAIEGGIQTIKQEQSWAPNVLKHGQETFKKF; encoded by the coding sequence ATGAGCATATTTCTTGACGACGACGATGTAGCAAAACTTTCTGGATCGAAACTAAAATCCAGGCAGATTGACTCGTTACGCAAGATGGGAATACTATTTTACATCAATGCGGCAGGCCGCCCTGTTGTTCCGAAGTCAGCGATTGAGGGCGGGATACAAACAATAAAACAAGAACAATCATGGGCACCTAATGTGTTGAAACATGGGCAGGAAACCTTCAAGAAATTTTAA
- a CDS encoding antA/AntB antirepressor family protein, protein MNQIIKLSNSEIGNETVQTINARELHSFLESGVRFNDWIKKRITDYGFIEGRDYVRVQLSAGMKMTENGGDIGGIANSQNNVALESMGYESHGQQGRIEYAISLDMAKELSMVERNEKGKQARMYFIECEKKARQLTQSMSAVTTRKRNPAIPSITTKAKMYLMMAK, encoded by the coding sequence ATGAATCAAATTATCAAATTATCTAATTCCGAAATTGGCAATGAAACCGTACAAACGATCAATGCTCGTGAGCTGCATTCTTTCCTTGAGTCTGGAGTGCGATTTAATGACTGGATAAAAAAGCGCATTACTGACTACGGTTTCATAGAAGGTCGAGATTATGTTCGAGTGCAGCTCTCTGCCGGAATGAAAATGACCGAAAACGGTGGCGATATTGGAGGAATTGCAAATTCACAAAATAATGTAGCCCTAGAATCAATGGGATACGAATCTCACGGACAGCAAGGCAGAATTGAGTATGCGATTAGCCTGGACATGGCAAAAGAGTTATCCATGGTAGAGCGCAACGAAAAGGGCAAGCAAGCCAGGATGTATTTTATTGAGTGCGAGAAAAAAGCAAGACAATTAACTCAATCAATGTCCGCTGTAACAACAAGAAAACGTAATCCAGCTATACCATCCATAACCACTAAAGCCAAGATGTACCTAATGATGGCAAAATAA